The genomic stretch ACAAGCCCTTTAATGATTGAAAATGTGCTTTACGGGGTAAATGCAGCCATCGAACTGTTTGCCATCAACGCGAAAACAGGAGAAGAAATCTGGAAGTTTTCACCAAAAACCAAGGATGAATCGGGCTTGGGGCTCAACCGGGGCTTGAATTATTGGAAATCCGAGGGTTCTGCTCCGAGTCGCATCTTTTTTTCATCAGGCCCAAGATTGTATGCCATCAATCTTAAAACGGGCCAGCCCATTAGTGCTTTTGGCAACAACGGAAGTATCGACCTTCGAGATGGTCTGGGCAGGGACCCGAACAAATTATCCGTGGTCTCCAATACGCCGGGGGCGGTTTTTAAAAACATACTGATTCAAGGCACCCGAGTTGGCGAAGGTCCCGGTTCTTCCCCAGGGCACATCCGAGCCTTCAATGTGCTCACAGGTGAAATTCTCTGGACGTTCCATACCATTCCACAGCCAGGAGAATTTGGTTATGAAACTTGGCCTGCCGAAGCATACAAAAAAGTGGGTGGTGCCAATAGTTGGCCCGGTATGGCATTGGACAACGAGCAAGGCATTGTTTACATCCCCACAGGTTCGGCAGCATTTGATTGGTATGGCGGTGACCGCGAAGGGTCCAACCTGTTTGCCAATTCCCTATTGGCTTTGAATGCCAATACCGGGGAGCGAATTTGGCATTTTCAAATGGTGCACCACGATATTTGGGACCGAGATTTACCGGCACCACCCAACATAGTTGACATTGTTAGGGATGGACAAACTATTCCTGCCGTGGCACAGGTGACCAAAAGTGGCCATGTATTTGTATTCAACCGAATTACTGGAGAGCCACTGTTCCCCATTGAGGAAAAATCGTATCCGAGTTCCACATTAATTGGAGAAAAAGCATTTGAAACCCAGCCCTTGCCCTTAAAGCCTAGGCCGTTTGCACGTCAAATTTTGACGGAAGATGATCTATACGCTCCCAATCGAACTGCTTTTGTTGATGATTTGGTACAAGGGAATGAAAATGAAGGCAATCCAACCGTATTGGAAAAATTCAACTCCATTACCTCACAAGGGCAATTTATACCTATGGACACCACTGGAGTGATTCTATTCCCAGGGGCCGATGGTGGTGCCGAATGGGGTGGAGCAGCAGTCGACCCACGGCACGGGGTGATGTACGTTAATGCCAATGAAATGGCATGGATCATAAAAATGACAGAGGTTGGAGGAGATGAAGAGGGTGCAAGTGTGGGGCAAAGTTTGGCTCAAATCCATTGTGCCAGATGTCACGGTGGGGATTTGCAAGGCTTGAACGGAATTCCTGAGCTTCAAAACGTGAAGTTGCGACTGGAAACCGATTCCATAAAAAGCATCATCCAAAAAGGGCGAGGCGCCATGCCCGGCATGCCAAATCTGTCCGAAGAAGAAACCAATGCCATCACCAATTTTTTAATGGATATCGAAGAAGCAAAAGATCATAGAGTGGAAAAAACAAAAATCGATGTCCCCTATTCCATTTCAAGTTTTGCAAGGTTTAAAGATGATAGGGGTTATCCCGTGATAAAACCGCCGTGGGGCACCTTGAACGCCATCGACCTAAACACGGGCGAATATCTGTGGACTGTTCCTCTGGGACACGAAGAAAGTTTACAAGACCCCAATGTTCCTGTTTCAGGCTTGGAAAATTATGGTGGGCCTGTCATAACCAAAGGTGGTGTGCTTTTTATTGCGGCCACCAAAGATGAAAAAATCCGTGCGTTCCATATGCAAACAGGCAAGCAACTCTGGGAAGACCAACTGCCAGCTGGGGGGTATGCCACACCCATTACCTATCAAATTGATGGGAGGCAATATTTGGTTATCTCTTGTGGGGGTGGCAAAATGGGCACACCTTCGGATGATGAGTACCGTGCCTATGCTTTGGAATAGTTAAGGCGCCGGATTCGGAATAGCGTTGTGGATTTCCTCAATGCCTTCCAAAACCTCATCGGAAAGGTCCACATGGATACTTTCAATGTTTTCCTTGAGCTGTTCCATAGTGGTTGCCCCAATAATGTTACTGGTAAGGAAGGGCCGGGTGTTTACAAAGGCCAAGGCCATCTGCGCCATGCTAAGACCATGCTCCTGTGCCAATTGTGCATACATTTCCGTGGCTTGCACAGCGGTATCTCCGCTATATCTGTTGTAATTTGGAAACAATGTGATTCGTCCTTTTCTAGGAGGAACTTCCGTAAGGTATTTTCCGCTCAACACACCAAAGCCAAGTGGCGAATAGGCCAACAAACCAATCTGTTCCCGCATGGAAATCTCCGACAGACCCACTTCAAACAAACGGTTCAAGAGGTTGTATGGGTTTTGAATGGTCTTCATTCGAGGCAATGACTGATGTACTTTGCTCTCTTCCAAATACCTCATAGCGCCCCAAGGCGTCTCGTTGGACAGTCCTACATGGCGAATTTTCCCTTCGGCAATCAAATCGCGGAGCGTTTCCAATACTTGATGGATATTATCATCCCAAACATCCACGGCATGGGCATTGTACCCCCGTTGTCCAAAATAATTGGTGTTCCGCTCCGGCCAATGGAGTTGGTACAAATCGATATAATCTGTTTGCAAACGCTTTAAACTGCCCTCCACCGCGCTGATAATGGATTCCTTGCTGAATCCCGTACTGCGTATATGTTTTGCTGCATGACCAGGTCCCGCTATTTTGGAACCCAGCACTACTTTGTCCCGATTTCCTGTTTTTTTGAACCAATTTCCGATAAGCTCTTCGGTTACCGCATACAGTTCCTTCTTTGCGGGAACTGGGTATAGTTCTGCAGTATCGAAGAAATTCACTCCTTCATCCAGAGCATAATCCATCTGTTCGTGGGCATCATCCTCGTTGTTCTGACGTCCCCAGGTCATGGTGCCCAAGCAAATTTTGGAAATTCGGATATCGGTATGTGGAATTCTGGTATATTTCATTTCTTACAAGTTTTAGGACGCTTAAAGATAGTCAAACGGAAATATCGGACATTATGCGATTGTTATTAATCCACCTCCAATAAAATGGGGCAGTGATCACTGTGCTTTGCCTCCGACAAGATCACGGAACGCTTTAGCCTATCCTTTAATGGTTCGGCCACCATGCCATAATCCAAACGCCATCCCTTGTTGTTGGCCCTTGCATTGGCCCTGTAGCTCCACCAAGTATAGTTGTCCGGCTCTTTGTTGAAGTGTCTGAAGCTATCGATAAACCCACTGTCCATAAAACTTCCTATCCATTCTCGTTCCACAGGTAAAAATCCTGATACATTTTTATTTCGGACAGGATCGTGGATATCTATGGCCTCATGACAAATGTTGTAATCTCCTAAAACAATCAGATTGGGACGTTCTTTTCTGAGCTCATCGGCGTATTTCTGAAAGTCCGCCATGTACATCAGCTTGTGGTCCAAACGTGCCAGATTGGTCCCGGATGGCAAATACATGCTCATAATGGACAGGTCCCCATAATCGGCACGAATGTTTCTTCCCTCAAAATCCATATAATCGATTCCCGTTCCAAACTCCACATGGTCCGGCTGCTTTTTGCACAACAGGGCAACACCGCTGTACCCTTTTTTTTGGGCACTGAACCAGTAGTGATAAGGATAGCCCGCTTCCTCAAAAAGTTGGGTGTCCACCTGTTCTTCCATGGCCTTGGTTTCCTGAAGACAAATAATATCCGGGGATACGGCTTGCAACCAATCCACAAAACCTTTGTTCATTGCGGCGCGGATTCCGTTGACATTGTACGATGCGATTTTCATTTGATCAAATTTGTTCAAAAATAGCTATTGTGGGCGGATGCCTAAAATTGATTTTGCCAATGGCTGCATCAACATTTGGAATCAAGACCTCCTTTCTTAAAGTTTTCCCGTAATTTTAGATCAAAATCAACCCCATGACCGCACTCGTACTCATCGATATCCAAAAAGGGCTGGAAGAGACATCGTTTTATGGCACGGAGCGAAACAATTTGGATGCTGAAAAAAATTGTGGCAAATTATTACGATCATTCAGAAAAAAACAATGGCCCATTTTCCATGTAAAGCACAATTCCACAAATATCGATTCCCCTCTTTATCCCAACAAAATAGGAAACGATTTTCGCCCAGAGGTACGCCCATTGATCAGTGAACCCGTTTTTGAAAAAAGTGTAAACAGTGCTTTTATCGGCACCAATTTAGAACACAGTCTAAAAGTTAAGGGAATTACCGATCTGGTCGTCGCCGGACTCACTATCGAGCATTGTATTTCCACTTCGGTACGCATGGCCTCCAATTTGGGCTTCAATGTGATTTTGGTATCCGACGCTACAGCTGCTTTTGATAAAATAGGGTACGATGGCAATAGATACAGTGCCGAGGTTATTTTTCATTCAGAATTGGCCAACTTAAAAGATGAATTTGCCACGATCAAGGATACCCAAACCTTGATTGATGAACTTGATAAATCATTTTAATGAATTTTATACAAAAAGGACTGCCCTTACTTTTTATCATTTGTTCCATACCACAATTATTGGCACAGGACACCCAAAAAGATTCCATCACCCGTTTGGACGAGGTGGTACTGACCCAGGATGCCATTCCCAAAAAGGCCACGGGCATCACGGCCTCATCAAAAATAGCGGGACAGACCTTTGAGCGTTTCAATCCTACGGACATCCCATCAGCCATCAACCAGATTTCCGGAGTTTACATTCTATCCGGGACCATCAACACCAACAGGATTACTATTCGGGGCATTGGGGCAAGAACGCCCTACGGCACCAACAAATTACGGATGTACTTTAACGGTATCCCCGTTACCAATGGCACTGGTTCTTCGACCATCGAGGCTTACGATTTTGAGAATTTGGGTGCGGTAGAAGTCATAAAAGGGCCCAAAGGCACGGCTTTCGGGGCGAATCTAGGCGGTGCGATCTTATTGGACACCAAGGCATCGGTCGAAGACAGAACGCAGCTTATCAATTCGTTCACGATCGGCTCGTTCAATATGCTGAAGGACAACCTGACATTCTCCCATTCGGAAGATGGCCTTGATATTTCCCTTAGCTACAACCACTTGGAAACCGATGGCTACCGACAGAACAGCCAGTTCCAGCGTGATGGCCTGCTGCTGAACACAAAGTTCCGAACAGGCCAAAAAAGTAGCATGGCACTTTTAGTGAACTATATCGACTACACGGCACATATCCCAAGTTCCATCAACCAAACCGATTTTGAGGAAGATCCTACAAGGGCGCCATCAAACTGGTTGGAGTCCCAGGGATACGAAGCAAACAAATATATTTTGACAGGTCTGTCACACACATATCAATTTTCGGAACAACTGCAGAACACTACCAGCATTTTCTACACCTATCTGGACCACTACGAACCGAGGCCTTTTAATATTCTGGATGAATTTACCAACGGATTTGGCCTACGAAGTCGATTCACAGGTAATTGGGGCAAAGCGGATTTCAGTTTTGGAGGCGAATTCTATAATGATGAATACCACTGGGGCACTTTTGAAAACCTTTATGAAGAAAATGACGGCAACGGCAGCTTGCAAGGCACTCAACTGAGCGAAAACATCGAGTTTAGAAGGCAATTCAATCTTTTTGGGACGCTTACCTACCCCATCACAACCAAGTTTTCCGCCCAATTGGGCCTCAATTTGAACAAGACGAATTACGATTTCAGGGATTTGTTCAATCAAGGAGCGGAAAACGCTTCCGCAGAGCGTGATTTTGATGCAATAGTGTTGCCAAACCTTGGACTGAGCTATCAATTGAAAAACGGAAACATCTATGCCAACGTAGGCAGGGGTTTTTCCAATCCCAGTTTGGAAGAAACACTTACCCCGGGAGGTGTCATCAACCCGGACATAGCACAGGAAACGGGAACCAACTACGAATTGGGGACCGAATGGATGCTGTTCAACAAAAAATTGTCCGCCAATATGGTCCTGTACCGTATGGATGTAAAAAACCTTCTGGTTGCCCAACGTGTCGGTGAGGACCAATATGTTGGCAGAAATGCGGGGGAAACCCGCCATCAAGGTTTGGAACTGGACTTGCAGTATCGAGGTAGATTGTCTCGATCCCTCAGCTTTTCCCCCTATCTCAGCTATACCTTGAACGACCATAGTTTTGTGGACTTTGTGGACAATGACAACGATTATTCGGGCAATCCGCTCACCGGTGTCCCTAAAAACAGATTGAGCTCTGGAATAGATTTTAGGCATGCCAATGGCCTACGATTAAATTTGACCCATCAGTTTGTGGACGAGATTCCATTAACCGACGCCAATTCCTTAAACAGCGATGCCTTTAATGTGTTCCATGCCAAGTTGGGTTTCCGCACTTCACTTTCGCAGAATATCAGTTTGGGACTGAACGCGGGGGTCAACAATATTTTTGATGCCAATTATGCACAATCTGTTTTGATCAATGCCGTAGGTTTTGGCGG from Flagellimonas oceani encodes the following:
- a CDS encoding PQQ-binding-like beta-propeller repeat protein, which produces MNKILPLLVLALIFSCSEPKINTADKAYFTTWEHYLGDPERTHFSNLDQIDTTNVSQLKLAWSYKSGGLQEGRTTQIQTSPLMIENVLYGVNAAIELFAINAKTGEEIWKFSPKTKDESGLGLNRGLNYWKSEGSAPSRIFFSSGPRLYAINLKTGQPISAFGNNGSIDLRDGLGRDPNKLSVVSNTPGAVFKNILIQGTRVGEGPGSSPGHIRAFNVLTGEILWTFHTIPQPGEFGYETWPAEAYKKVGGANSWPGMALDNEQGIVYIPTGSAAFDWYGGDREGSNLFANSLLALNANTGERIWHFQMVHHDIWDRDLPAPPNIVDIVRDGQTIPAVAQVTKSGHVFVFNRITGEPLFPIEEKSYPSSTLIGEKAFETQPLPLKPRPFARQILTEDDLYAPNRTAFVDDLVQGNENEGNPTVLEKFNSITSQGQFIPMDTTGVILFPGADGGAEWGGAAVDPRHGVMYVNANEMAWIIKMTEVGGDEEGASVGQSLAQIHCARCHGGDLQGLNGIPELQNVKLRLETDSIKSIIQKGRGAMPGMPNLSEEETNAITNFLMDIEEAKDHRVEKTKIDVPYSISSFARFKDDRGYPVIKPPWGTLNAIDLNTGEYLWTVPLGHEESLQDPNVPVSGLENYGGPVITKGGVLFIAATKDEKIRAFHMQTGKQLWEDQLPAGGYATPITYQIDGRQYLVISCGGGKMGTPSDDEYRAYALE
- a CDS encoding NADP(H)-dependent aldo-keto reductase, whose protein sequence is MKYTRIPHTDIRISKICLGTMTWGRQNNEDDAHEQMDYALDEGVNFFDTAELYPVPAKKELYAVTEELIGNWFKKTGNRDKVVLGSKIAGPGHAAKHIRSTGFSKESIISAVEGSLKRLQTDYIDLYQLHWPERNTNYFGQRGYNAHAVDVWDDNIHQVLETLRDLIAEGKIRHVGLSNETPWGAMRYLEESKVHQSLPRMKTIQNPYNLLNRLFEVGLSEISMREQIGLLAYSPLGFGVLSGKYLTEVPPRKGRITLFPNYNRYSGDTAVQATEMYAQLAQEHGLSMAQMALAFVNTRPFLTSNIIGATTMEQLKENIESIHVDLSDEVLEGIEEIHNAIPNPAP
- a CDS encoding exodeoxyribonuclease III — translated: MKIASYNVNGIRAAMNKGFVDWLQAVSPDIICLQETKAMEEQVDTQLFEEAGYPYHYWFSAQKKGYSGVALLCKKQPDHVEFGTGIDYMDFEGRNIRADYGDLSIMSMYLPSGTNLARLDHKLMYMADFQKYADELRKERPNLIVLGDYNICHEAIDIHDPVRNKNVSGFLPVEREWIGSFMDSGFIDSFRHFNKEPDNYTWWSYRANARANNKGWRLDYGMVAEPLKDRLKRSVILSEAKHSDHCPILLEVD
- a CDS encoding cysteine hydrolase family protein; this encodes MTALVLIDIQKGLEETSFYGTERNNLDAEKNCGKLLRSFRKKQWPIFHVKHNSTNIDSPLYPNKIGNDFRPEVRPLISEPVFEKSVNSAFIGTNLEHSLKVKGITDLVVAGLTIEHCISTSVRMASNLGFNVILVSDATAAFDKIGYDGNRYSAEVIFHSELANLKDEFATIKDTQTLIDELDKSF
- a CDS encoding TonB-dependent receptor family protein, with translation MNFIQKGLPLLFIICSIPQLLAQDTQKDSITRLDEVVLTQDAIPKKATGITASSKIAGQTFERFNPTDIPSAINQISGVYILSGTINTNRITIRGIGARTPYGTNKLRMYFNGIPVTNGTGSSTIEAYDFENLGAVEVIKGPKGTAFGANLGGAILLDTKASVEDRTQLINSFTIGSFNMLKDNLTFSHSEDGLDISLSYNHLETDGYRQNSQFQRDGLLLNTKFRTGQKSSMALLVNYIDYTAHIPSSINQTDFEEDPTRAPSNWLESQGYEANKYILTGLSHTYQFSEQLQNTTSIFYTYLDHYEPRPFNILDEFTNGFGLRSRFTGNWGKADFSFGGEFYNDEYHWGTFENLYEENDGNGSLQGTQLSENIEFRRQFNLFGTLTYPITTKFSAQLGLNLNKTNYDFRDLFNQGAENASAERDFDAIVLPNLGLSYQLKNGNIYANVGRGFSNPSLEETLTPGGVINPDIAQETGTNYELGTEWMLFNKKLSANMVLYRMDVKNLLVAQRVGEDQYVGRNAGETRHQGLELDLQYRGRLSRSLSFSPYLSYTLNDHSFVDFVDNDNDYSGNPLTGVPKNRLSSGIDFRHANGLRLNLTHQFVDEIPLTDANSLNSDAFNVFHAKLGFRTSLSQNISLGLNAGVNNIFDANYAQSVLINAVGFGGAQPRFYYPGNDRNYFGGVQLNYVF